The Streptomyces sp. NBC_00775 genome includes the window CCGCCCGACAGGGTGCGGGACTGCCAGGTCGTGGGGTCGAGCAACGGCATGACGGCTCTCCGATCGTTCACTGATCACCAGCGGGGCACAGCGGGCTCGTAGGACTCGTGGATCCCCTGCGGCCCTTCGAGCTCATAAAGCCAGCGGAAGTCCCGTGTAGTTCGCGGCCAGTTCGGCTGCCGCGGGGCGGGATGCCGTGATCCGGCGCAGTCGCGCGAGCTGCATCCGGTGTTCGAAGGCATCCCCATCTGGTTGAGCGTGCAACATCCTAGTCATGTCGTACGAGAACCGTGTGGCCTGCCACACCCGGGCGAGGCACAACTCCGAGTAGCGGTCCAGGAGTTCGGTCGATCCCGTGCGGTGCAGCTCGGCGAAGCCGCGCGCCAGGACCCGGACGTCGGACACGGCGAGGTTGAGGCCCTTGGCGCCGGTCGGCGGCACGATGTGGGCCGCGTCCCCGGCGAGGAACAGGCGTCCGTACCGCATCGGCTCGTGGACGGAACTCCGCATCCGGGTCACGGACTTGGAGGTGATGGAGCCGCGCGCCAGCCGCCAGTCGCCGTCGATCGCGAAGCGCGCGTCGAGCGCGTCCCAGATCCGCTCGTCGGGCCAGTCGCGGACGTCGGTGCCGTTCGGGACCTGCAGGTACAGCCGTGACACGGACGGCGAGCGCATGCTGTGCAGCGCGAAGCCGCCCGGGCCGCGCGCGTAGATCAGCTCATCGCAGGAGGGCGGCACATCGGCGAGGATCCCCAGCCAGGAGTACGGGTACTCGTGCGCGTAGACGCGGCCCACCTCGGCAGGGAACGCGTCGGCCGCGACGCCGTGGGAGCCCTCGCAGCCCACCACGTAGTCGCAGCTCAGGGTCTGCTCGCGGCCTTCGTGCAGGAACCGCACGACAGGTGAGTCGCTCTCCGGCTTCTCGACGGCGAGCGCCTCGGCTTCGAACAACAGCGGTGGCCCCGCGGCGAGTTGGAGGGACACGAGGTCCTTCACGATCTCCGTCTGGGCGTAGATCGTGACGGTACGGCCGCCGGTGAGCCAGGGGAAGTCGATGCGGTGGCGCTCACGGTCGAAGCGCAGCTCGATGCCCTGGTGGATCAGGCCCTCGGCGTCCAGGCGGTCGGCGGCGCCGCACTCGCGCAGCGCGTCCACCGTGCCCTGCTCCAGCATCCCGGCCCGCTGGCGCTGCTCGACGTACGCGCGCGTTCTGCTCTCCAGGACGACGCAGTCGATCCCCGTTCGGTGCAGCAGCCGGGCCAGCAGGAGCCCGGCGGGGCCGCCGCCGATGATGCCGACCGTGGTCCGCATGAAGCGCCTCCGGTGTCCGATGCGGTCGGGGGACCAGATCCAGCCTCTCTCAGCTCGACTCGCGGTGCACGACCCGCGCTCCCAGTACCTCGTGGGTCTCGGGCCCGGCGCCGGGTTCGCGGACCGCCCTGTCGACCAGCTCGGCGAGGTCGCGTCCGGACGGCAGTTCGATGTGGACGGTGCTCAGCCGGGGCCGCAGCAGCCGGCCGAGCATCAGGTCGTCGGCGCCGATGACGGCCGTCTCGTCCGGGATACCGATGCCCTCGTCCTGCAGGGCGCGCATCAGGAGCATCGCGTACTCGTCGTTGTACGCGAACACGGCGTCGAGGCCGAGGGAGCGCCAGCGCGCCGCGAGCCGCGCGGCGGCCTCCTCCTCGTACGCCAGCGGCAACTCGGTCGCCGACGCGTCGGTGCCGTGCAGGGCGCGGCGTACGCCTTCGAGGCGGGGCTTGGAGAAGATCTCCAGGCCGGCTTCCTCGGGCACCACTACGCCGATGCGGCGGCGGCCGCGGGCCACCAGGTGGGCGCCCGCGCTGTGGCCGACCCGGTCGTGGTCCATGAGCAGCGCGTGTGCGCCCTCGACGCGCTCGGGGCCCAGGGTGACGACGGCGCGGGCGCCGGAGCGCTTGAGGACGGCCACGCCCTGCGGGCCGAGCCCGCTGCCGGGGACCAGTACGGCGACCGGCCTGAGCTCCGCCCAGGCGCGGGCGGCCTCGTCGCCGTGCAGGCCGACGCTGCCGAACTGCACGACGGTGTAGTCCAGACGGCTCAGCGCCCACTGGAGTTCGTTGAAGAACTGGCTGTAGAGGGGGCCCACGGGCACGGACGGCGCGGGCATCAGGACCATGCGGCTGTGCCCGGCGCGCAGACTGCGGGCGGCGGCGTGCGGGACGTACCCCAGCTCCTTGGCGGCCTCGTGGACGCGGCGGCGGGTGGGTTCGCTGATCCGGACGGCGCTGGTGTTGTTCAGGACGTACGAGACGGTCGCGCGGGAGACGCCTGCCAGGCGCGCCACATCGGCGCTCGTCGGCACGGGTCGTTGTGCGGGTGACGGCGGGGCGGACTGCTTCGGTATCTGCACCATGACGTATCGCATCCTTGCAGAGGCACTGCGTGCCGTTCTGTGCCGGGGGGAGTCCAGGGACCCCGGACGGCGGAACTCCCGCTTCCACAAAGGAACTTCCGCGTCCGGTGTCGGATGGCCCGTCCGGAGGTTACCGTTCGGTAGACGACATGCTTCGGAGGTGACCCGGATGGCTCCCGACCGTGCCGCAGGTCTGGCGGAGTGCGCCCGCGCCCTCGCCGACGGCGAGGTGACCGCGCGCGAGGTGGTCGAGCGGGCGCTGGCCCGGATCGAGGCGACCCAGCCCACCCTGAACGCCTTCCGGCTGGTGCGCGCCGAGGCGGCTCTCGCCGAGGCCGACGCGGCGGACAAGGAGCTGGCGGCCGGTGTGCGGCGGCCACTGCTCGGGGTGCCGGTGGCGGTCAAGGACGATATGGACGTGGCGGGCGAGCCGACCGCGTTCGGCTGCCGGGGCGACCATCCGCCGCAGGCCGAGGACGGTGAGGCCGTACGCCGGCTGAGGGCGGCCGGGGCCGTCGTCGTCGGCAAGACCAACACCTGCGAGCTCGGCCAGTGGCCCTTCACCGAGGGTCCCGCCTTCGGCTCCACCCGCAATCCGTGGCACAGCGATCACACCCCGGGCGGCTCGTCCGGGGGCTCCGCGGCGGCGGTGGCGGCGGGTCTGGTCCCGGCGGCGCTCGGCTCGGACGGCGCGGGCTCGGTGCGCATTCCGGCCTCCTGGACCCATCTGATCGGCATCAAGCCGCAGCGCGGCCGGATCTCGACCTGGCCGCGCCCGGAGTCCTTCCAGGGCATCACGGTCAACGGAACGCTCGCCCGCACGGTCGCGGACGCGGCCCTGCTCCTGGACGCGGCCGGCGGCAGCCACGACGGCGATCTGCACCGCCCGCCCGCGCTGCGCGTCTCGGACGCGGTGGGCCGCGATCCGGGCCGGCTGCGGATCGCGCTGTCGCTGAAACCGCCGTTCACCGCGCTGCCCGCCCGGCTCGACCCCGTCGTACGGGCGAAGGTCCTCGCGCTCGCGGAGCGGCTCGCGGCGCTCGGGCATGTCGTCGAGGAGGCCGAGCCGCGGTACGGGCAGATCGGCCTCACGTTCATCCCACGTGCCACGGCCGGTCTCGCCGAGCGGGTGCGCGATGCGCCGTTCCCCCATCTCCTCGACCGGCGCACCCGTGACGCCGCCCGCCTCGGCCGGCTGCTCGGCGGCGCGCCGCTGCGGGCGGCCCGGCGGGCCGAGGCCACGCTGCACCGGCGGATCGGCGCGCTCTTCGACACCTACGACGTGCTGCTCGCGCCGACGACCGCCGCTCCCCCGCCGCGGATCGGCTCGATGGTGAACCTGAACGGTCTCGGCACCGACCGGGCCATGATCGCCGCCTGCCCGTACGCCTGGCCGTGGAACATCCTCGGGTGGCCCGGCGTGAACGTCCCCGCGGGTTTCGTGGGCGACGGCCTGCCCGTCGGCGCCCAGTTGCTCGGCCCGGCGAACAGCGAGCCGCTTCTCGTGTCGCTGGCCGCCCAGTTGGAGGCGGACCGGCGCTGGCACGAATGGTGGCCGCCGCACCAGGCTCCGGCGGACTCTCCGGCGGCGTAAGCGAGTTCCGGCCGTACTCTGTGACCATGGACGATGCGTCGATGGTCGGGTTGATGGGGCGGGTGACCGGCACGGTCGGACCCGGGCTCGTCGGCGAGGTGATCGTCCGGGTGCGCGGCGGCGCCGAGCACTTCCTCGCGTATCCCGCCGCCGCGAAGGACCGCATCGAGCGGGGCACGGTGGTGATGGTGGTGGAGTATCTGCCGCCGCGAACGGTGTACGTGTCGGCCGCGTACGACGCCTGACACACGCCCCGCACACGCCAGTTGACAGCTCGTCTGTGACGGGTTCGCCCCAGGTGAGAGCCGTACGCGTCAAGATTGCAACAAGGATCCGTCAGCGTCTGTACCCCGGCCTTGCACAGGAGCACACTCCCGTTCGTTCGGTGCCGATAGGGCACCATGCAAAGGGGGCGTATGCCGATGGTTGTCGGCGTCGTGGCGGGGGCGGTTGTCCTCGCACTGATCTTCATCGTTGTGGTCTTCAAGCTCATGTGGCGTGTCGCGGAGCCCAACGAAGCACTGATCATCTCCGGTTCGAAGCATCGGACCGAAGGCCTTGAAGAGGGCATGGGATTCCGCATCGTCACGGGGCGCGGAACGCTGGTCCTGCCGGGTGTGCAGGCGGTGCGCAAGATCTCGCTCGACCTCAACGAGACCGAGCTGCACGTGGACTGCGTGACCCACCAGGGCATTCCGCTGAAGGTGCGGGGCGTGGTCATCTTCAAGGTGGGCGACGACTTCGTGTCGATCGCCAACGCGGGCCGCCGCTTCCTCGACCAGCAGAAGATGATGGCCGAGCGGGTGCACAACGTGTTCGCCGGTCATCTGCGGTCCATCGTCGGCGGGTTGACCGTCGAGGACATGATCCGCGACCGGGAGAAGCTGACCGGTCAGACCCGGGCCGCGTGCGGTACGGAGATGGAGAAGCTCGGCCTGATCGTCGACTCACTGCAGATCCACGAGATCGAGGACCCGACCGGGTACATCAAGAACCTCGCCATGCCGCACGCCGCCGCCGTACAGCGCGACGCGCGCATCGCGCAGGCGGAGGCGAATCGTCTCGCCACCGAGGCCGAGCAGAAGTCGTTCGCCCGGATGTCCGAGGCCACCAGGGACAGCGAGATCCTCCAGGCCGGTTACCAGGCCGAGCGCGACAAGGCGGCGGCGAAGGCCCGGCAGGCCGGACCGCTCGCCGACGCGGCCGCCCGGCAGGACGTCGTCGTCCAGGAGACCCGCATCGCCGAACTCGACGCCCTCCGCCGGGAGCAGCAGCTCCAGGCGGACGTCCGCAAGCCCGCGGACGCGAGGGCGTACGAGATCCGGGCCCACGCCGAGGCCGAGCGTGACGCGCGTATCTCTTCGGCGCAGGCCAAGGCCAAGGAGACCGAACTCGCGGCCGCGGCCGAGGCGAGCCGGGTCAAGTCGGCCGCCAACGCCGAGGCCGAGGCGACCAAGGCGAGGGGTGCGGCCGCGGCGACGGCGACCCGTGCCACCGGTGAGGCCGAGGCCGCCGCCGCGCAGGCCAAGGGTCTGGCGGCCGCCGAGGCGACGCGTGCGCAGGGTCTGGCGGAGGCCGAGACCATCAAGGCACGGGCCGCCGCCCTCGCCGAGAACCAGGAGGCCGTGGTCGCCCAGCAACTCGCCGAGAACTGGCCGGAGATCGTCCAGGCGGGCGCGAGCGCGTTCGGCAACGTCGACCACATGGTGCTGCTCAACGGTGCCGACGGCATGGCGGACATGTTCGCCAAGGCGCTCACCATGGGCGGCACCGGCCTGGGCCTGGCACGCCAGTTGCTCGCGTCGATGAACCAGGACGGCGCGACGGGCAACGGTGCGGGGGCCGCGGCTGGGCTCAACGGGGTCGTGCCGCCGCGTACGGAGAAGGTGACGGTGGAGAAGGACGAGAGGTGAGCCGTTGAGGCCGTGAGGCCATGAGTCGGTGAGGCTTCGGGGGTACGGGAGTTGGCTTCCGTACCCCCGAAGTAACGTGTGCCCCGTGACTGCCTCTATCGACGAAGACGTGCCCGGCCGCTACGGGCCCACCGCGACCACCGAAGCCGAGCCCCGCGAGGTCGGCCGGGTCAAGACCGAGTACTCCCCCGCGCACGACGGCGATCCGGATCCCGGCGAGATCGTCTGGACGTGGGTGCCGTTCGAGGAGAACGACGGGCGGGGCAAGGACCGGCCGGTGCTGGTGGTCGCTCGCGAGGACGGGGGGACGCTGCTTGCCGTGCAGTTGTCCAGCAAGCGGCACGACGGGGACCGGGAGTGGGTGCCGATCGGCTCCGGTCCGTGGGACCGGTCAGGGCGCGATTCGTGGGTGGACGTGGATCGTGTGCTGCGGTTGTACGAGGACGGTATGCGGCGCGAGGCGTGTGCGCTGGATCGGATGCGGTTCAATCTCGTGGTGCATCGGTTGCGCGAGCGGTACGGGTGGCGTTGAGCGGGGCGCGGTAAAGGCCGGTGGGATGCTGCGGGTCCGTTGTGGCTGGTCGCGCAGTTCCCCGCGCCCCTAAAAAAGGGGCGCGTTACGGGGCCGGAGACTAGATGCGAACTGTTGCTCGAAGGCACTGCGTGTCGCACTGCCCGGCGTGCGGTCCAGGATTCCGAAGACGATGTGCTCGAAGTGGGCCTCGAAGCGGCCCTTGATCAGCAAGTCGTGGAAGGCCTTCGCCACCTGGGCCGGGTCGTTCCGGAAGACGCCGCAGCCCCAGGCGCCGAGGACCAGGCGGCGGTAGCCGTGGGCCGCGGCCACCTCCAGGACGCGCTCGGCGCGGGTGGCGAGGGCGCGTGGGAGGTCGTGCGCGCGGTCCGGGGCGGTGCGCAGGACCACTCCGGCGTTGGGGGCCGCCGCGGTCAGGAATCCGGCCGGGTACGGCTCGTCCAGGAGCCGGCCGCGGTCGTCACGGAAGACGGGCACGGCGGGCGAGTGGATGACACGGTCCGTGTAGAACGGGTCGCGGTGGGCGCGATGGTGGTCGTAGAACTCCCTGGCCCCCAGCAGGCACGTGTACAGCGCGGAGGCCCGGCACAGGGCCTCTTCCTGGGCCTGCGCGCCGTTCAGATAACCGCCGCCGGGATTGCGCGCGGAGGAGAAGTTCAGGACGGCCACCGGGTCGTCGGCCAGGGCCGTGAGGCGCCGGGCGGCCTCCAGGCTGCTCTCGGCCGTGACCTCGAACAATGTGTCCGGGAGAGCGGCCGACGCGCCCTCCGCAGCGATCTCCGGTGTTTTCACCGGATCCGGGCCGTACATCCGCGTCCCGGCCCGCGCGGCCTCGACCGCCGCGGCGATCGGTACCTCGCGCCCATGGGACGCGCGGTACCCGCCCGCCGCGACGATCTCCTCCGTCTGCTGGGCGATCGCACGCAGGCGCGCGCTCATGGCGCGACCCCCGTACGCGCCACGAGCGCCCCCCGCGCGATCTCCCCCGTCGTGCCCATGAACGCATCGTGAGCGATGCTGGTCGTGCGGCGCAACAGAGTTTCGCGGCTCCGCAAACAGTGTTTCCCGGTCCCGAAAGCGGCGATCCGCACCCTTGTGCGAACCGCCGAGAAGGTCTTGGGTGGGACGAGCGATTGCCGGTTCGGCCCAACAGGACGCCGGGCCGGCGACATGGTGGAATCTCAGGAGGATCCCGACATGTCCGATTCGGTAAGTGGCTGTACGGAGCACCGCTCCGTTGTCACCGAGGCCGAGGTGGAGGCGCTGGTCCGTGGCATCTGCTTCAAGACCGGTCCACCCCGCTTCCTCGGTGTCGAAGTGGAATGGCTCGTCCACGAGCTGCGGCAACCGCGGCTCCCGGTACCACCCGCACTTCTCGAAGCGGCCTACGCCGCACTGCGGACCCTGCCCCTGAGTTCGGCGCTCACCGTCGAACCCGGCGGCCAGCTGGAGCTCAGCTCCGCTCCCGCCGCCTCCCTCATGGAGTGCATCGGGTCCGTCTCCGCCGACCTCGACGCCGTACGCGCCACGCTGCGCGAGGCGGGCCTCGGCCTCAGTGGCTACGGCCAC containing:
- a CDS encoding 4-hydroxybenzoate 3-monooxygenase, coding for MRTTVGIIGGGPAGLLLARLLHRTGIDCVVLESRTRAYVEQRQRAGMLEQGTVDALRECGAADRLDAEGLIHQGIELRFDRERHRIDFPWLTGGRTVTIYAQTEIVKDLVSLQLAAGPPLLFEAEALAVEKPESDSPVVRFLHEGREQTLSCDYVVGCEGSHGVAADAFPAEVGRVYAHEYPYSWLGILADVPPSCDELIYARGPGGFALHSMRSPSVSRLYLQVPNGTDVRDWPDERIWDALDARFAIDGDWRLARGSITSKSVTRMRSSVHEPMRYGRLFLAGDAAHIVPPTGAKGLNLAVSDVRVLARGFAELHRTGSTELLDRYSELCLARVWQATRFSYDMTRMLHAQPDGDAFEHRMQLARLRRITASRPAAAELAANYTGLPLAL
- a CDS encoding LacI family DNA-binding transcriptional regulator, which produces MVQIPKQSAPPSPAQRPVPTSADVARLAGVSRATVSYVLNNTSAVRISEPTRRRVHEAAKELGYVPHAAARSLRAGHSRMVLMPAPSVPVGPLYSQFFNELQWALSRLDYTVVQFGSVGLHGDEAARAWAELRPVAVLVPGSGLGPQGVAVLKRSGARAVVTLGPERVEGAHALLMDHDRVGHSAGAHLVARGRRRIGVVVPEEAGLEIFSKPRLEGVRRALHGTDASATELPLAYEEEAAARLAARWRSLGLDAVFAYNDEYAMLLMRALQDEGIGIPDETAVIGADDLMLGRLLRPRLSTVHIELPSGRDLAELVDRAVREPGAGPETHEVLGARVVHRESS
- a CDS encoding amidase, whose product is MAPDRAAGLAECARALADGEVTAREVVERALARIEATQPTLNAFRLVRAEAALAEADAADKELAAGVRRPLLGVPVAVKDDMDVAGEPTAFGCRGDHPPQAEDGEAVRRLRAAGAVVVGKTNTCELGQWPFTEGPAFGSTRNPWHSDHTPGGSSGGSAAAVAAGLVPAALGSDGAGSVRIPASWTHLIGIKPQRGRISTWPRPESFQGITVNGTLARTVADAALLLDAAGGSHDGDLHRPPALRVSDAVGRDPGRLRIALSLKPPFTALPARLDPVVRAKVLALAERLAALGHVVEEAEPRYGQIGLTFIPRATAGLAERVRDAPFPHLLDRRTRDAARLGRLLGGAPLRAARRAEATLHRRIGALFDTYDVLLAPTTAAPPPRIGSMVNLNGLGTDRAMIAACPYAWPWNILGWPGVNVPAGFVGDGLPVGAQLLGPANSEPLLVSLAAQLEADRRWHEWWPPHQAPADSPAA
- a CDS encoding flotillin family protein is translated as MPMVVGVVAGAVVLALIFIVVVFKLMWRVAEPNEALIISGSKHRTEGLEEGMGFRIVTGRGTLVLPGVQAVRKISLDLNETELHVDCVTHQGIPLKVRGVVIFKVGDDFVSIANAGRRFLDQQKMMAERVHNVFAGHLRSIVGGLTVEDMIRDREKLTGQTRAACGTEMEKLGLIVDSLQIHEIEDPTGYIKNLAMPHAAAVQRDARIAQAEANRLATEAEQKSFARMSEATRDSEILQAGYQAERDKAAAKARQAGPLADAAARQDVVVQETRIAELDALRREQQLQADVRKPADARAYEIRAHAEAERDARISSAQAKAKETELAAAAEASRVKSAANAEAEATKARGAAAATATRATGEAEAAAAQAKGLAAAEATRAQGLAEAETIKARAAALAENQEAVVAQQLAENWPEIVQAGASAFGNVDHMVLLNGADGMADMFAKALTMGGTGLGLARQLLASMNQDGATGNGAGAAAGLNGVVPPRTEKVTVEKDER
- a CDS encoding type II toxin-antitoxin system PemK/MazF family toxin; the encoded protein is MTASIDEDVPGRYGPTATTEAEPREVGRVKTEYSPAHDGDPDPGEIVWTWVPFEENDGRGKDRPVLVVAREDGGTLLAVQLSSKRHDGDREWVPIGSGPWDRSGRDSWVDVDRVLRLYEDGMRREACALDRMRFNLVVHRLRERYGWR
- a CDS encoding TIGR02452 family protein, translating into MSARLRAIAQQTEEIVAAGGYRASHGREVPIAAAVEAARAGTRMYGPDPVKTPEIAAEGASAALPDTLFEVTAESSLEAARRLTALADDPVAVLNFSSARNPGGGYLNGAQAQEEALCRASALYTCLLGAREFYDHHRAHRDPFYTDRVIHSPAVPVFRDDRGRLLDEPYPAGFLTAAAPNAGVVLRTAPDRAHDLPRALATRAERVLEVAAAHGYRRLVLGAWGCGVFRNDPAQVAKAFHDLLIKGRFEAHFEHIVFGILDRTPGSATRSAFEQQFASSLRPRNAPLF